Proteins encoded within one genomic window of Nomia melanderi isolate GNS246 chromosome 8, iyNomMela1, whole genome shotgun sequence:
- the LOC116427496 gene encoding uncharacterized protein LOC116427496: MSEPILNPPIPYVGTVEGGLVPGKMVKVKGKVPSDAIRFAVNYQLGPTLNPRDDIAIHLSPRFPEGFITRNHIESMAWGIEENEGPMCIQPGQEFEILLLCDQACYKIAINGRHFAIFAHRLPYQKVTHLVIDGDVEINSIVFENVPNQLPGSPKAVPTPEMPTANFGPPPPGGLYPTINPQGPQGGYGPPQGGYGPPQGGYGPPPMGYGPPPGAFDTPGYTPTKPYGYQPGYEKPEEQDAFGGCLDKVGLALGGLVAAGGIAAAAHALNKKKDEETEKEHEKSDASKSKTESEGVFGNLGSLGAALASNLVSNALQSNSHAQQGYPQQSSGGVLDSILGALGGGNSGPPAQPPPSQPSDPLSGALGSILGGVLGGGGGNQQPPYQPQGGYGNYQPQGGYGNYQPSGGYSNQQPSSGSDLLSGIGSAIGSSLFNSALDGLSKRGKGKSHEEDHSAPPPSYVPSTQPSSQPAPSSDNPPSSGQKLTADEISKGLGLDD, from the exons ATGCTATACGTTTTGCTGTCAACTACCAATTAGGACCCACGTTAAATCCAAGGGATGATATAGCGATTCATTTATCACCACGTTTTCCAGAAGGTTTTATCACTAGAAATCATATAGAATCAATGGCTTGGGGAATAGAAGAAAATGAAGGTCCTATGTGTATTCAACCTGGACAagaatttgaaatacttttattatgtGATCAAGCATGTTACAAAATTGCTATAAATGGCAGACATTTTGCAATATTTGCTCATCGATTACCATACCAGAAAGTTACTCATTTAGTTATTGATGGTGATGTAGAAATAAACTCTATTGTCTTTGAAAATGTTCCTAATCAACTACCTGGTTCTCCAAAAGCTGTGCCTACACCAGAAATGCCTACAGCAAACTTTGGACCACCac caCCTGGTGGATTGTATCCAACTATAAATCCTCAAGGACCACAAGGTGGATATGGACCACCACAAGGTGGATATGGACCACCGCAAGGTGGATATGGACCACCACCAATGGGTTATGGACCCCCACCTGGTGCATTTGATACACCTGGATATACTCCTACAAAGCCATATGGATATCAACCAGGATATGAAAAACCAGAAGAACAAGATGCGTTTGGTGGTTGTTTAGATAAAGTTGGTTTAGCGTTAGGTGGACTAGTTGCAGCTGGAGGCATAGCTGCTGCTGCCCACGCATTAAAT aaaaagaaagatgaagagacagagaaagagcaTGAAAAATCAGACGCTTCAAAGTCAAAAACAGAAAGTGAGGGTGTTTTTGGAAACCTTGGTTCTCTTGGTGCAGCTTTAGCAAGCAATTTAGTAAGCAATGCTTTACAAAGCAACTCGCATGCACAACAAGGTTATCCTCAACAATCCAGTGGTGGAGTATTGGATTCTATTCTTGGAGCATTAG GTGGTGGTAATAGTGGTCCGCCAGCTCAACCACCACCAAGTCAACCAAGTGACCCACTATCAGGAGCCCTAGGATCCATTCTTGGTGGTGTTCTTGGTGGTGGTGGAGGAAATCAACAACCACCGTATCAACCTCAAGGGGGTTATGGAAATTATCAACCTCAAGGGGGTTATGGAAATTATCAGCCTTCTGGTGGATATAGTAATCAACAACCAAGTTCAGGTTCGGATCTTTTATCAGGAATAGGTTCTGCAATCGGTTCTTCTTTGTTTAACTCTGCTCTAGATGGTCTCAGCAAACGTGGCAAAGGT AAATCTCATGAGGAAGACCATTCAGCTCCTCCACCATCTTATGTACCAAGTACACAACCTTCTTCACAACCTGCTCCATCTTCCGACAACCCTCCTTCTTCTGGGCAGAAATTAACTGCAGATGAAATATCAAAAGGCCTAGGTTTGGACGATTAA